One window from the genome of Dolosigranulum savutiense encodes:
- the ruvX gene encoding Holliday junction resolvase RuvX has translation MRLMGLDVGSKTVGVAVSDLLGWTAQGVEVIPINEAKDQFGLERLTELVQEYQVDGFVLGLPKNMDGSIGPRAEAAQMYGEKLTDRFGLPVYFQDERLTTMQVNRMMIEEGNVSRAKRKQVVDKLAAVIILQTYMDRNT, from the coding sequence ATGCGACTCATGGGACTCGATGTTGGCTCGAAGACGGTCGGTGTAGCGGTGAGTGATTTACTTGGATGGACGGCACAAGGGGTTGAAGTTATTCCTATTAATGAGGCAAAAGATCAGTTTGGCCTTGAGCGCCTGACAGAACTTGTTCAGGAGTATCAAGTGGACGGATTTGTCTTAGGTCTGCCGAAGAATATGGATGGATCAATCGGCCCGCGTGCGGAAGCTGCCCAGATGTACGGGGAGAAGTTAACCGATCGCTTCGGCTTGCCCGTATATTTTCAAGATGAACGCCTCACAACTATGCAAGTCAATCGAATGATGATTGAAGAAGGGAATGTCTCTCGAGCTAAGCGGAAGCAAGTTGTTGATAAATTAGCAGCCGTTATAATTTTACAAACCTATATGGATCGAAACACATAG
- the udk gene encoding uridine kinase, translating to MSEGPVIIGVTGGSGSGKTSVCREIFKQFQGKSIMMLEHDSYYKDQSHMSFEERLETNYDHPLAFDTDLLIEQLKQLMAGEAVDIPVYDYTNHTRSEEVIHQEPKEVIILEGIMILENQRLRDLMDIKIFVDTDDDLRIIRRIQRDMTERGRSLDSIIDQYLGVVKKMHEQFIEPTKKYADVIIPEGAHNTVAIDLMVSKIRMILNAH from the coding sequence ATGAGTGAAGGGCCAGTTATTATTGGCGTAACAGGCGGTTCTGGAAGTGGTAAGACCAGTGTATGTCGAGAGATATTTAAACAATTTCAAGGGAAATCCATTATGATGCTCGAGCATGATTCTTATTACAAGGATCAGAGTCATATGAGTTTTGAAGAGCGATTAGAGACCAATTATGACCATCCCTTAGCGTTCGATACCGATCTATTGATTGAACAATTAAAACAATTGATGGCCGGTGAAGCAGTAGATATCCCGGTATATGATTATACGAATCATACGCGAAGTGAAGAAGTGATTCATCAAGAACCGAAAGAAGTGATTATTCTAGAAGGAATCATGATTTTGGAAAATCAGCGGTTGCGTGATTTGATGGATATCAAGATTTTTGTCGATACGGATGATGATTTACGTATTATTCGCCGGATTCAGCGCGATATGACAGAGCGTGGGCGATCTTTAGATAGTATCATTGATCAATATCTCGGTGTGGTGAAGAAAATGCATGAACAATTTATTGAACCTACGAAGAAATATGCTGATGTGATCATTCCAGAAGGGGCTCATAATACCGTTGCCATTGATTTAATGGTTTCAAAAATTCGTATGATCTTAAATGCGCATTGA
- a CDS encoding M15 family metallopeptidase encodes MKKNFSYILASVSLSLMLVGCRQTMTSEQTPPDSTDEATHESTDSTVDTSEQTSIFDEYSFVKEELAESVFEADNQWVLVNKEYGLAEDFVPDNLVTVDVPTISEMLEVNQMNKVASDQLTQLFDAAKRAGHDLYALSGYRSYQTQDTLYNNYVAQHGQEAASKFSAQPGHSEHQTGLAMDVTSAAVNYELSQAFGETEEGKWIAENAFRFGFILRYLQGKEHITGYMYEPWHFRYVGKEMAQLLHERELTYEEYLAELGIIDLVIHEEMED; translated from the coding sequence ATGAAAAAAAATTTCTCTTATATTCTAGCATCAGTTAGTTTATCATTAATGTTAGTGGGATGTCGCCAAACGATGACGAGTGAACAAACACCCCCAGACAGCACCGACGAAGCTACTCATGAATCAACTGACTCAACAGTAGATACCTCCGAACAGACATCTATTTTTGATGAATATAGTTTTGTAAAAGAAGAATTGGCTGAATCTGTATTTGAAGCTGATAATCAATGGGTGCTTGTGAATAAAGAATATGGACTAGCAGAAGATTTTGTCCCAGACAACTTAGTGACTGTTGATGTTCCTACTATCAGTGAAATGCTGGAAGTAAACCAGATGAATAAAGTCGCATCGGATCAATTGACTCAACTATTCGATGCCGCTAAACGAGCCGGCCATGATCTCTATGCCCTCAGTGGTTATCGCTCATACCAAACACAAGACACTTTATACAATAACTATGTAGCTCAGCATGGTCAAGAGGCCGCAAGTAAGTTCAGTGCTCAACCCGGTCACAGCGAACACCAGACCGGATTAGCTATGGATGTGACTAGTGCTGCTGTTAATTATGAGTTATCCCAAGCATTTGGCGAGACAGAAGAAGGCAAATGGATTGCCGAAAATGCCTTCCGCTTCGGTTTTATTCTACGTTATCTCCAAGGCAAAGAACATATTACAGGTTACATGTATGAACCATGGCACTTCCGCTACGTCGGAAAAGAAATGGCGCAACTTCTGCATGAGCGTGAATTGACTTATGAAGAATATTTAGCTGAATTAGGCATTATTGACCTTGTTATTCACGAAGAAATGGAAGACTAG
- a CDS encoding DUF1292 domain-containing protein — protein MTEEHNHDHNHDHDYITLIDEEGNEELHEILFTFESDDFNRSYVLLFPAGTEEGEEVELKAFAYDEAEGGLEGKLLPIESDEEWDMVEEVLNTFIEDEDL, from the coding sequence ATGACTGAAGAACATAATCACGATCATAACCACGATCACGACTATATTACATTAATTGATGAGGAAGGTAACGAAGAGCTTCACGAAATTTTATTTACATTCGAATCAGATGATTTCAATCGCTCATATGTACTTTTATTCCCAGCTGGTACAGAAGAAGGCGAAGAAGTTGAATTGAAAGCATTCGCGTATGATGAAGCAGAAGGTGGCTTAGAAGGTAAATTACTTCCGATTGAATCTGATGAAGAATGGGATATGGTTGAGGAAGTATTGAACACATTTATTGAAGATGAAGATTTATAA
- the radC gene encoding DNA repair protein RadC, giving the protein MAEVDSFQSIPKDLRPRERLIQYGEEALSNHELLAILLRTGTKQMNVMELSMHILSQVGNLNGFRSVSYEELLELPGIGQAKAVALLSAIELGKRINRSTQIKEGTVTSSRWIGQLLIDEIGGLFQENVIAVYLNTKNEIIKKSIIFKGSLNSSVAHPREIFREAVKCSAARIIIGHNHPSGNPEPSEADYSFTKRLIEAGDIIGIHLLDHIIVGENEFVSLKEEGFF; this is encoded by the coding sequence ATGGCAGAGGTAGATAGTTTCCAGTCAATTCCAAAAGATTTAAGACCCAGGGAACGGTTGATTCAATATGGTGAGGAAGCTTTAAGTAACCATGAGCTACTTGCTATTTTATTACGAACAGGAACGAAACAAATGAATGTAATGGAGCTATCCATGCATATTTTGAGTCAAGTGGGGAATTTGAATGGTTTTCGCTCGGTGTCCTATGAAGAATTGCTAGAGCTTCCGGGGATTGGGCAAGCGAAGGCAGTAGCGTTGTTATCAGCGATTGAGCTAGGCAAGCGTATTAACCGATCGACCCAAATTAAGGAAGGGACCGTAACATCTAGTCGCTGGATCGGGCAGTTATTGATCGATGAAATTGGTGGTCTTTTTCAAGAAAATGTGATTGCTGTGTATCTTAATACTAAAAATGAAATTATAAAAAAATCAATTATCTTCAAAGGATCGCTCAATAGTTCAGTGGCACATCCGCGAGAAATTTTTCGGGAAGCAGTGAAGTGTTCAGCAGCTCGTATTATCATTGGACACAATCATCCATCTGGTAATCCAGAGCCGTCAGAGGCAGATTATTCCTTCACGAAGCGGTTGATTGAAGCAGGCGATATTATAGGGATTCACTTATTGGATCATATTATTGTGGGAGAAAATGAGTTTGTTAGCTTGAAAGAAGAAGGTTTTTTCTAG
- a CDS encoding S-adenosyl-l-methionine hydroxide adenosyltransferase family protein encodes MKTLVLQSDFGLDDGAVSAMHGVAKQVNQALEVSHITHNIPQYDIWTASYRLIQTVEYWPAGTVFVSVVDPGVGSHRRSIVVKTTTDHYVVTPDNGTLSHLLNIGMIESAREINEEVNRLPHSRESHTFHGRDIYAFNGARLASGEIEYDHLGNDIPVNSLEQIDITSPTATDTSISGNIDIFDIRFGSIWTNISIDEFKTLSIAPGELVYVTIRHRNKLVYQNAIPFMRSFSGVEIGEPLLYINSLTNIGVAVNQGSFSALYNIGFGPDWYIKIKKIDNEKYYDLID; translated from the coding sequence ATGAAAACATTAGTGTTACAATCAGATTTTGGATTAGATGATGGTGCAGTTAGTGCCATGCATGGGGTTGCTAAGCAAGTTAATCAGGCGTTAGAAGTTAGCCATATTACACATAACATTCCACAATATGATATTTGGACAGCTTCATATCGGTTAATCCAAACTGTCGAGTATTGGCCTGCTGGAACAGTTTTTGTATCAGTAGTGGACCCGGGAGTAGGTAGTCATCGGCGAAGTATTGTAGTGAAAACAACAACTGATCATTATGTTGTGACGCCAGACAACGGGACGTTAAGTCATCTATTAAATATTGGTATGATTGAATCAGCTCGAGAGATTAATGAAGAAGTGAATCGCTTACCGCACTCTAGAGAAAGTCATACATTCCATGGACGTGATATTTATGCGTTCAATGGTGCGAGATTAGCAAGTGGTGAAATTGAATATGATCATTTGGGAAATGATATCCCCGTTAATTCATTAGAACAGATTGATATTACTTCACCGACTGCAACTGACACATCAATTTCAGGCAACATTGATATTTTTGATATACGTTTTGGTTCAATTTGGACCAATATTTCAATTGATGAGTTTAAAACATTATCAATCGCGCCAGGAGAATTGGTCTATGTAACTATAAGACACCGCAACAAACTCGTCTATCAAAATGCGATTCCATTTATGCGGTCATTTAGTGGTGTAGAAATCGGCGAACCGCTATTGTATATTAACTCACTCACTAATATTGGTGTAGCAGTAAATCAAGGCTCATTCTCAGCATTATACAACATTGGATTCGGCCCAGATTGGTATATAAAAATTAAAAAAATTGATAATGAAAAATATTATGATTTAATTGATTAA
- the greA gene encoding transcription elongation factor GreA: protein MTEEKVYPMTEEGKEKIEQELEELKTVKRKEVVERIKVARSFGDLSENSEYESAKDEQAFIEGRISTLQHMLQNVEIIDSSKTKEGVVALGRTVKFKELPDGIEEEYIIVGKAESDPFEGKISNESPIAEALMGKKVGDKVSIETPGGAMDVEIIEVD, encoded by the coding sequence ATGACAGAAGAAAAAGTTTATCCAATGACCGAAGAAGGTAAAGAAAAAATAGAGCAAGAACTGGAAGAGTTAAAAACAGTTAAGCGAAAAGAAGTGGTTGAGCGCATTAAAGTGGCGCGAAGTTTTGGTGATTTGTCAGAGAACTCAGAATATGAATCAGCCAAAGACGAGCAAGCGTTTATCGAAGGGCGTATTTCAACATTGCAACATATGCTACAAAATGTTGAAATTATTGATAGCTCTAAGACAAAAGAAGGCGTAGTAGCATTAGGTCGTACAGTGAAGTTTAAAGAATTGCCAGATGGAATTGAAGAAGAATACATTATTGTTGGAAAAGCTGAAAGTGATCCATTCGAAGGTAAAATCTCCAATGAATCACCAATTGCTGAGGCATTAATGGGCAAAAAAGTTGGGGACAAAGTATCTATCGAAACGCCTGGCGGTGCGATGGATGTTGAGATTATAGAGGTTGATTAA
- a CDS encoding energy-coupling factor transporter transmembrane component T gives MNNNFLIRYHLGESFFESLQARTKILFFISSLSVLMVSFDLRIIVPFALLHLLIFLKVRRFNDSKTFRFVLWFTFIMNLINFVLFYLFDPLIGSNLANKTTVLLQFSNYFVITRETLIFFLARLLKIFGTLFTSFWLILIITPSQIASGLYHLGVHYKIGTMISLGLRFIPDVVRDYSAIKDAMQMRGYELDTKEAGILTRLKASISILLPLILTSLEKVGTVSSAMDLRGYGLHKKRTYYNELPYTAADTFVLVVSGIQVAIFVCYLYLRITGRVSRLWVW, from the coding sequence ATGAATAACAACTTTCTTATTCGTTATCATTTAGGTGAATCTTTTTTCGAATCATTACAAGCCCGAACAAAAATTTTATTTTTTATATCATCTTTAAGCGTTTTGATGGTGTCATTTGATTTAAGAATTATTGTACCATTTGCCCTGTTACATCTGTTGATTTTTTTAAAGGTTAGACGTTTTAATGATAGTAAAACCTTTAGATTTGTTTTATGGTTTACATTTATTATGAATCTAATTAATTTTGTTTTATTTTATTTATTTGATCCACTGATAGGATCGAATTTAGCCAATAAGACCACGGTGCTACTGCAATTTTCAAACTACTTTGTAATCACAAGAGAAACTCTCATTTTTTTCTTGGCCCGCTTATTAAAGATATTTGGCACATTATTTACCAGTTTCTGGTTAATATTAATTATTACGCCTAGTCAGATTGCATCAGGCCTCTATCACTTGGGGGTGCATTATAAGATTGGGACGATGATTTCGTTAGGTTTACGATTTATACCAGATGTAGTACGCGACTATTCGGCCATAAAAGATGCTATGCAAATGAGAGGGTATGAGTTAGATACGAAGGAAGCGGGGATACTTACACGACTAAAGGCTTCAATTAGTATATTGCTCCCTCTGATATTAACCTCACTAGAAAAGGTGGGTACGGTCTCCAGTGCCATGGATTTACGCGGATATGGATTACATAAGAAGCGAACATATTACAATGAATTACCGTATACTGCTGCGGATACATTCGTATTAGTTGTATCAGGTATTCAAGTTGCTATTTTTGTATGTTATTTATATTTGAGAATAACAGGGCGAGTTAGTCGGTTATGGGTATGGTAA
- the alaS gene encoding alanine--tRNA ligase, whose translation MKYIQSHELRQLFLDFFSEKGHKVEPSASLVPVDDPTLLWINSGVATLKKYFDGRVVPDNPRLVNSQKSIRTNDIDNVGKTARHHTLFEMLGNFSIGDYFKEEAIIWAWEFLTDEKWLAIDPALLYVTVYPEDKRAKEIWSDVVGLPDDHIIEEAGNFWDIGEGPSGPNTEIFFDRGPDYMAEDTPEEERYPGGENEQWLEIWNLVFSQFNHKADGTYEPLPNKNIDTGMGLERMLSVIQDAPTNYETDLFLPIIEQTAKLSGQSYDQPINKMSFRVIADHIRAVSFAIGDGALPSNEGRGYVLRRLIRRAVMHGRKLGLENPFLWQLVDVVGQITADYYPEVVDKKDLIERVIKNEEERFLTTLAEGTEQLTALVEQLKAAGKDQIDGESAFQLYDTFGFPVELTEEIAAEDGLSVDLEGFSREMAKQKERARQARSSEQSMGIQSDLLTRLHKETRFVGYETLTTKATLLDIVAVDELVDAIALADIAEEATVQLVFDQTPFYSEKGGQVGDKGTIKDGDGQVVARVFDVKPAPAGQALHHIELIAPIKTGTVYELAVDVTERRLTEKNHTATHLMHQALKDVLGDHANQAGSLVNDDILRFDFTHFSAVTSEELARIEQIVNDYIWQNIVVETVETTIDKAKEMGAMALFGEKYGQDVRVVKVSDYSLELCGGTHVDRTGEIGLFKIISESGIGAGTRRIIAKTSKGAYEYLDNQLATLRQAADLSGAQTLLDVPERIQGLQGKITGLERENESLSQKLANNEAAELFTETIAIADVTLIAQEAHVKDMDALRQLADKWKQENPSDILVLGLRDEDKVNLIVAMNDNVIGKGLKAGDLIKHIVSFVGGGGGGRPDLAQAGGKNPAGLPKALDEAEKWVAERL comes from the coding sequence ATGAAATATATACAGAGTCATGAATTAAGACAGTTATTTTTAGATTTTTTCAGTGAAAAAGGTCATAAGGTTGAACCAAGTGCCTCATTAGTGCCTGTAGATGATCCAACATTACTGTGGATTAACTCTGGGGTGGCGACGTTGAAGAAGTACTTCGATGGGCGTGTTGTTCCGGACAACCCTCGATTAGTTAATTCACAAAAAAGTATTCGGACGAATGATATCGATAATGTAGGGAAGACGGCCCGACACCATACATTATTTGAAATGTTAGGAAACTTTTCTATCGGGGATTATTTTAAAGAGGAAGCCATTATATGGGCATGGGAATTTTTAACAGATGAGAAGTGGTTAGCGATTGATCCAGCTCTTTTGTACGTGACGGTTTATCCCGAAGATAAGCGGGCAAAAGAAATTTGGTCTGATGTGGTGGGCTTACCCGATGACCATATCATTGAAGAAGCCGGCAATTTCTGGGATATCGGGGAAGGTCCGAGTGGTCCAAACACAGAGATATTCTTCGATCGTGGACCAGATTATATGGCAGAGGATACGCCGGAAGAAGAACGCTATCCTGGCGGGGAAAATGAACAGTGGTTGGAGATTTGGAACTTAGTTTTCTCTCAGTTTAACCATAAGGCAGATGGAACTTATGAACCATTACCGAATAAAAATATTGATACGGGCATGGGGTTAGAGCGAATGTTATCGGTTATCCAAGATGCGCCGACAAACTATGAGACCGATCTGTTCCTGCCAATTATCGAACAGACAGCTAAATTATCGGGTCAGTCATACGATCAGCCCATAAATAAGATGAGTTTCCGTGTGATTGCCGATCACATTCGAGCAGTTAGTTTCGCGATTGGAGATGGCGCGTTACCGTCCAATGAAGGTCGTGGGTATGTGTTGCGACGTTTAATTCGTCGTGCCGTCATGCATGGTCGTAAATTAGGATTAGAAAACCCGTTCTTGTGGCAATTAGTCGATGTAGTTGGTCAGATTACAGCCGATTACTATCCAGAAGTGGTCGATAAAAAAGACTTAATCGAACGTGTCATTAAAAATGAGGAAGAACGCTTCTTGACGACTCTGGCAGAAGGAACGGAGCAGTTGACCGCTTTGGTAGAGCAATTGAAAGCTGCAGGAAAAGATCAAATTGATGGTGAGAGTGCCTTCCAATTGTATGATACGTTTGGCTTCCCAGTTGAATTAACGGAAGAAATAGCGGCTGAAGATGGATTAAGTGTAGATCTTGAAGGATTTAGTCGAGAGATGGCGAAGCAAAAGGAACGAGCGCGTCAAGCACGTAGTTCAGAGCAGTCAATGGGGATCCAAAGTGACTTGTTAACGCGTTTGCACAAGGAGACACGTTTTGTCGGTTATGAGACGCTTACTACGAAGGCAACTTTACTGGATATTGTAGCAGTTGATGAATTGGTTGATGCGATTGCTTTGGCGGATATTGCTGAAGAAGCGACTGTTCAACTTGTCTTTGATCAGACACCGTTTTATAGTGAAAAAGGGGGACAAGTTGGGGATAAAGGGACCATTAAGGATGGTGATGGTCAAGTAGTTGCTCGCGTCTTTGATGTGAAGCCGGCACCAGCTGGTCAAGCGTTGCATCATATTGAATTAATAGCGCCAATTAAGACAGGTACAGTGTATGAATTAGCAGTTGACGTGACTGAGCGTCGTCTGACAGAAAAAAATCATACAGCTACCCACTTAATGCACCAAGCGTTGAAAGATGTTTTAGGAGATCATGCAAACCAAGCAGGGTCATTGGTCAACGACGATATATTACGCTTTGACTTTACGCATTTTTCAGCAGTCACATCGGAGGAACTGGCACGTATCGAACAAATTGTCAATGACTATATTTGGCAAAATATTGTTGTTGAAACGGTTGAAACAACGATTGATAAGGCAAAAGAAATGGGAGCTATGGCCCTCTTCGGTGAGAAATATGGCCAAGATGTTCGAGTGGTTAAGGTATCCGATTACTCACTTGAGCTATGTGGGGGAACGCACGTCGATCGTACTGGAGAAATTGGTCTCTTTAAGATTATTTCTGAATCTGGAATAGGTGCGGGGACACGTCGTATTATCGCCAAAACAAGCAAAGGAGCTTATGAGTACTTGGATAATCAACTAGCTACTTTGCGCCAGGCTGCGGACTTAAGTGGGGCCCAAACATTACTTGATGTACCTGAGCGTATTCAAGGCTTACAAGGCAAAATTACTGGCCTAGAACGTGAAAATGAATCTCTCAGCCAAAAACTGGCTAATAACGAAGCAGCGGAACTCTTCACAGAGACTATTGCTATTGCAGATGTGACGCTGATTGCTCAAGAAGCTCATGTGAAAGATATGGACGCTTTACGTCAATTAGCTGATAAGTGGAAACAAGAAAACCCCTCTGATATCTTAGTTCTTGGTTTACGTGATGAGGATAAAGTCAACTTAATTGTTGCCATGAATGATAACGTAATAGGCAAAGGCTTAAAAGCTGGGGACTTGATTAAACATATCGTCTCCTTCGTTGGTGGTGGCGGTGGCGGTCGTCCTGATTTAGCACAAGCGGGTGGTAAGAACCCAGCAGGACTACCAAAAGCTCTGGACGAAGCAGAAAAATGGGTAGCTGAACGTTTGTAA
- a CDS encoding NADP-dependent malic enzyme yields the protein MVDYKKQALALSRAHQGKIEMQSKLPIETMADLAVAYTPGVAEVSRVIHQDVSLAYQYTSKGNTVAVVTDGTAVLGLGNIGPEAAIPVMEGKAVLFKRFAGVDAVPISLNTTDVDEIVRTIELMAPSFAGINLEDIAAPRCFEIERRLKATLDIPVFHDDQHGTAVVVLAALYNALKLANKAIDHIKVVVNGGGAAGMAITQLLLKAGVKQLLLVDVDGIVSRDSSHLPERFEEIAQVTNHEQITGDLSVALNDADVFIGVSAPGVLKPEWIQHMADQPIIFAMANPEPEIMPDQAIEAGAYIVGTGRSDFPNQINNVLAFPGIFRGALDGQVTYITEAMLIEAAKGIASAVGEKLAVDHIIPDVFTPHLADIVAEKVRASAKISGKNK from the coding sequence TTGGTGGATTACAAGAAGCAAGCCTTAGCATTAAGTCGCGCACATCAAGGAAAGATAGAAATGCAGTCTAAGCTGCCGATTGAGACGATGGCAGATTTAGCGGTGGCCTATACACCTGGAGTGGCCGAGGTATCTCGAGTCATTCATCAAGATGTATCCTTAGCCTATCAGTATACGTCGAAGGGTAATACAGTAGCTGTTGTAACCGATGGAACTGCAGTTTTGGGGTTGGGTAATATTGGTCCAGAAGCAGCGATTCCGGTAATGGAAGGGAAGGCCGTTTTATTTAAGCGATTTGCTGGGGTTGATGCTGTCCCTATATCTTTGAACACAACAGATGTAGATGAAATAGTTCGCACAATAGAATTGATGGCTCCTTCGTTTGCAGGAATTAACTTAGAGGATATTGCTGCACCGCGCTGCTTTGAGATTGAGCGACGATTAAAAGCAACGTTAGACATTCCCGTCTTCCATGATGATCAGCACGGAACCGCAGTGGTTGTATTAGCTGCTTTATATAATGCGCTTAAATTGGCTAATAAAGCAATTGATCATATTAAAGTAGTCGTCAATGGGGGCGGCGCAGCAGGAATGGCGATTACTCAATTGTTACTAAAAGCGGGAGTGAAGCAGTTGTTATTAGTGGATGTTGACGGAATTGTTTCTCGCGATTCGTCTCACCTTCCGGAACGCTTTGAAGAGATTGCACAAGTAACCAACCATGAGCAAATAACAGGGGATTTGTCAGTCGCCTTGAATGATGCAGATGTGTTTATTGGGGTATCAGCGCCAGGAGTCTTGAAACCAGAGTGGATCCAGCACATGGCTGATCAGCCGATTATCTTTGCGATGGCTAATCCAGAGCCCGAAATTATGCCAGATCAAGCGATAGAGGCAGGTGCTTATATTGTGGGGACGGGGCGAAGTGATTTTCCAAATCAGATTAATAATGTGCTAGCTTTCCCGGGTATTTTCCGCGGTGCTTTAGATGGGCAAGTGACATATATTACAGAAGCAATGTTGATCGAAGCAGCCAAAGGAATTGCATCAGCTGTGGGAGAGAAGTTAGCTGTTGATCATATTATTCCCGATGTATTTACACCGCATTTAGCAGATATTGTAGCTGAGAAGGTGCGAGCATCCGCAAAGATATCAGGAAAAAATAAGTAA
- the mltG gene encoding endolytic transglycosylase MltG, whose protein sequence is MPKESSPKTVRKIVLIIVAILFVLLIILGFSGYRYWNRSLEAKDPTNTELVDINIPSGATRSDIARILEENNIIESAVVFNAHSRLNDVEGFQAGDYELSPAMSVEEITTLLTQASGGIDPNNIFKVLIPEGYMLEQIAEVIGQETEYSAEEFMALVQDEEYLEELSGDFSELLEETLKIDETRYKLEGYLYPATYEFEQGESLKSMVNKMVARMNQEIQQYSEEIKASRFNIHELLTLASIIEREGVTTEDRHLISGVFHNRLDEGMPLQTDISILYAHNEHREDVYLTDLEIDSPYNSYANPGLIIGPVNSPSGEAIESALNPEESNYLYFLANLQTGEVYYAETYEEHLQLKAEHLDNVDSEG, encoded by the coding sequence ATGCCGAAGGAGAGTTCTCCAAAGACAGTCAGAAAAATCGTACTGATTATTGTGGCGATCTTATTTGTTTTATTAATTATCTTGGGCTTTAGCGGGTATCGTTATTGGAATCGGTCACTTGAAGCAAAAGACCCAACCAATACAGAATTAGTGGATATTAATATTCCATCTGGGGCGACACGCTCGGATATTGCCCGGATTTTAGAAGAAAATAATATTATTGAAAGTGCGGTTGTTTTCAATGCGCATTCACGCTTGAATGATGTTGAAGGCTTCCAAGCAGGCGATTATGAATTATCGCCAGCGATGTCTGTTGAAGAGATTACAACTCTTCTGACGCAAGCTAGCGGTGGTATTGATCCGAATAATATATTTAAAGTGTTAATTCCAGAAGGGTACATGTTAGAACAAATTGCGGAAGTAATTGGTCAAGAGACCGAATATTCTGCGGAAGAATTTATGGCGCTTGTTCAGGATGAGGAATATCTAGAAGAATTATCGGGTGACTTCAGTGAGCTATTGGAAGAGACCCTTAAAATTGATGAGACACGCTATAAATTAGAAGGCTACCTTTACCCAGCAACTTATGAATTCGAGCAAGGCGAATCATTAAAGAGTATGGTAAATAAAATGGTCGCGCGAATGAATCAAGAAATCCAGCAATATAGTGAAGAAATCAAAGCGTCACGCTTTAATATTCATGAACTATTGACGTTAGCGTCTATTATTGAGCGAGAAGGGGTTACGACAGAAGATCGTCATTTGATTTCGGGTGTTTTCCATAACCGTTTAGATGAAGGTATGCCATTGCAGACAGATATTAGTATTCTTTATGCACATAATGAACACCGCGAAGATGTTTATTTAACGGATTTAGAGATTGATTCTCCCTATAATTCTTATGCAAATCCAGGATTAATTATTGGTCCGGTAAACAGTCCATCAGGTGAAGCGATTGAATCTGCGTTGAATCCAGAAGAATCCAATTACTTGTACTTCTTAGCTAATTTACAGACAGGTGAAGTTTACTATGCGGAGACGTATGAAGAACACTTGCAACTAAAAGCTGAACACTTGGATAATGTTGATTCAGAAGGTTAA
- a CDS encoding IreB family regulatory phosphoprotein yields MSHNDHTVRFRVENNDENEVSITLKAVYKALSEKGYHPINQIVGYLLSGDPAYIPRHNDARNLIKRHERDEILEELVTHYLEDSQR; encoded by the coding sequence ATGTCACATAATGATCATACTGTCAGATTTCGTGTCGAGAACAACGATGAAAATGAAGTAAGCATCACGCTAAAAGCAGTATATAAGGCACTCTCAGAGAAAGGGTATCATCCGATTAATCAAATTGTAGGGTATCTATTATCGGGAGATCCAGCCTATATTCCGCGACACAATGATGCGCGTAATTTAATTAAGCGCCATGAACGCGATGAAATCTTAGAGGAATTGGTAACACACTACCTAGAAGATAGTCAACGATAA